A stretch of DNA from Nitratireductor thuwali:
GGAACGAGCAGGGATCGACACGCTCGCCGGTCGATACGCTCAGCTGATCGCGGCGAGGGAAAGCGCGGCCGCTCAGTACGATGAGGCGATCGCTGCTCGCGGCCGGACACAGGCGCGCGTCAGCGAGATCCAGCGACTGCTGTCAGCCCTCCCACGCTTGGCCACCCTGCGGTCAGTGCGCGAAAAGCTCGTTCCGCTTGAATCCCTGCCGGAGGCTCCGCACGGTATGGCCGACGAGCTTGCGACGCTTCAGTTCAATGAGGTCGAGCTGACCACGCGCGCAAAAGGCGTCACCGAGCGCATTCAGGAGCTCTCTACGGAGCTCGAGAAGGAGATGGTCGACGAGGTTGCCCTGGGACTTCTCGACCGAGCGTCACGCCTCCCTGCCCTGCAAGCACGGTATCTCACTGCCACCAAAGATATACCCGAACGTCTCCTGCAGATGCGTGAAGCTGATGCCGCCATCGCGGGCATCCTGCGTCGGATCGGGTGCGAGGGCGAGGTCAATCCCGAGCGCCTCATCCTCAGCGCATCGGTGGTCGGCACACTACGCGAGCTCCTGGAGAGCCGCTCCGGAATCGCATCCTCGCTGCGGTCGGCTGAGACGGAGGTTTCCGATGCTCGTCGACGGGTGGATGAGGCCCGAGAGAAGCTGGAGGCGGCCGGCAGCGCCACAGACGTCACGTCAAGCGAAGGCGCCGGCGCAGCGGCACTGGCGTCGACCCTTGCCGCACTACGGACCGACGATCATCGTGCTCGCCTGCGGTTGGCCGACAAGGCGCTTGCGTTGCACCGGGAGGCCCTTGCGGCGAGGCTGCGAGAGCTGAAGCCTTGGGCGGGTGAGCCGCAGCATCTGCTCGAGATAGACGTGCCGGACAGGCTGACGATTGAGCGCTGGAAAGCGGATCTCGCGACGGCAAGAAAGCATATCGAGCGCAACGAACAGGACCTGCAACGCCTCATCACTGAACGCGAGCACCTGGGGGCCGAACTCGAGGCGCTGGAGAAAGTCACCGGGGTCGTCACCGACAACGAAGCCGCGGAGGTCAGGGCTGCGCGCGAGCTGGCGTGGGCGGAACATCGTAAGTCGCTGCACGCGAGCTCGGCGGATAATTTCGAGAAGGCGCTGAGGCAGGACGATCTGACCACGAACGCACGCTTCGCGCATGTCAATGAACTGGCGAAGCTACATCAAGGTTTGCAGGCGGCAGCCGTCATGGATGTCGACCTCGATCGCGCCCGCGGACAGCTGGACGGCGCGAAGGCGGACCTGCAGCGGATCCAAGGCGAGATCGCCGAAACCATCGCGGGGATGTCGTCCGGCCTCCCTGCCCGGATGTCTCCCGAACAGCTCGAGGCGTGGCTGACCGCGCGCGAGCATGCGCTTGCCGCCTACGCGGACCTCCGCTCTTCCGAGCGGGACCATAGGACGGCGCAGGAAGATGGTGAGGCAGCTTGCGAGCGGTTGAAGGGTGCCATGGATACTGCTGCCGTGTCCTATGATCCAGATTCGGGTTTCGAGCGGCTGTTGGCCGTTGCCGAGGCCGCCGTCGAACGCTCCTCCGACCTGAAGCAGCTCCGGCGCGAATTCGCGGACCGGCAGCGGGAGCTGATGGAACGAGAACGCGCGCTCGAACGGGCCACTGCCGAAGATCGGGACTGGAAATCCAAATGGGCAGCTGCGTGCGCGAACTCGTGGCTGGCCGCTGCGGGCCCGCGGTCGGTACCCGAAGTCCGGGAGATTCTCTCGGTCATCGGGGACCTTGGCTCCTGTATCGAGAAGGAGAGCGGTCTGGCCAACCGTGTCGCCAAGATGGAGAAGGACCGGGCTGATTTCGCTGCCGAGGTTGAGCGTCTCGCTGACGAGCTGGGAATTCCTGCGGAACAGTCCTCCCCGATGGACCTCGCCGCCTCGGTGGAGAACCGGGTCCGTCTCGCGGCTTCGGCGAGGGATCGCCGCCGCGAGAAGGAGGAAGCGGTCGAGGCGGCCCAAGAAAAGCAGCGTGATCTGGCCGAGGCCATTGCCATCCACGAGCAACGCAAGGCCAAAGTCCTGCAGACCTTCGGTGTTGCGTCGCTTTCGGAAGTTGGCGCGGTGCTGCAGCAGCTGGAGAAAAGGGTCGCGCTCAGGAGCGAGGCGGATTCGGCGGGCGCCGAGATCATCAATGCGATCGGTTCACAGACGCTGCGCGAGGCCGAAGAGCGCCTCGAGAGCACCGACAGGGCAGCGCTTGAGGCCGAGCTTGCGGAACTGGAAGCCCGTTTCGAGGATCACGATCAACGGAGCCGAGAGCTATTCACCGAACACAGCAAGGCTGTCGATGCCGTGAGTGCGATCGGGGATGACAACGCCGTGGCACGCATCGAGGAGCGACGCCGGACGGTCGCCCTCGAAATTGAGGAGAAGGCGCTCCGCTACTTGAAGCTCCGAATTGGCGTTGCGGCGGCTGAGCAGGCGCTCCGGCTCTACCGTGACCGGCACCGCAGCTCCATGATGGCTCGAGCCTCCGATGCGTTCCAGACGATCAGCCGCGGCGCATACATAGGTCTGACGACCCAGCCTGACAGGGACGCCGAAGTGCTCGTCGCGGTGAGCGCGGACGGCGGCTCGAAAGTGGCTTCGGCGCTTTCGAAGGGAACCAGGTTCCAGCTCTACTTGGCGCTTCGTGTGGCCGGATACCACGAGTTCGCTGCCTCTAATCGAGTCGTGCCGTTCCTCGCCGATGACATCATGGAGACGTTTGACGACTTCCGGGCGGAGGAAGCATTCCGCCTGTTCGCAAAGATGGCTCATGTAGGCCAAGTCATCTACTTCACCCACCATCAGCATCTCTGCGAGATTGCCCGGAAGGTCTGTCCGAGCGCGAGAGTCCATGAGTTGCCCCCGGCGGCGCCGCTGCATCTGGTGGAGACCCGTCAAAACGTCGCTTGATGTCCGGAGGAGCAATCGGCCGAATGCGGGGAGCGCTTGCCTCAGGTAGGTCCGGCCGCCCCTGAGTATTACATATCCCGTTTTCGGAGTCTGTTGCGTGCTTACCCGCAACGTGAATGTTGACGAGGGGCCTGCCGCCGACCGACCGCTTGAGCCGGAGGCGGCAGGAAGCGAACATCAAAGGCCGGTCTACGGCAATCTGATTTGACCTTTCGGCCTTAGCGCGCGTCTTCACAGATTCGAGGACTCGCAGCGGTGGTGCCATACCAGCAGCATCGGCTCGGCTACTGTAGTATCCAACCTCTCAACCTGATGCCGCTTCAGTATTCGAGCCCTTGGCACTTCTATACGACAATTCGTTCCAAAAGTCGGTCTTTCGCATCTGCCGTCGCCTCAGCATCTACCTGTCAAGCTCGAATAAACGCACAAATCCGGGACGAAAAATGCGCTAAGCAGTATAGAGGATCCTAATTTCCTTGACTGGCGCGACTAGGTCGCGACAGTTGCGCTTGAGGGTTCAGAGGGGGATCACTTGAGCATCAGTTTTCACAATCCCGACCAATATATGGCATCGCTGCGCACGATTATTGCGCAGGGAAGAAAGCGGGTTGGTCTGCTGGTCGGCGCCGGGGCGCCGGCAGGCATGGCTCGCGGAGATGGGACGCGCCCCTTGATTCCGGCGGTCGCCGGCCTAACCGATCGGGTTCTTACTGCAATCGAGCCCAAATACGGTGCACAGATCGCGGGGCTGAAGGCCAACCTCGTCAAACACGATATCGAAACTCTGCTGTCTCGCATCCGCTCGCTCAGTGGCGTTATCGGATCGATCAAGGTCCATGACCTTGATGGCGACGGATATCGGGTCATGGCGGAGGCGATCTGCGCCGAGATCGGGCGGATCGTGCAAGTTGGCCTGCCCAGCGGGATGACCGCCTATGGGGAGCTGGTGAGTTGGATTACTGGGGCACCGCGGACCCATGCTGTAGAGATTTTCACGACCAATTACGACCTGCTGTTCGAGGAGGCATTTGAGCGGGTGCGAGCGCCTTATTTCGATGGTTTCGCAGGCGCGCGCGAAGCCTTTTTCGATCCCGCCTCGGTTTCCGGGGACCAGCTGTCGGCGCGCTGGACACGGCTGTGGAAGATTCATGGGTCGCTCGGCTGGAAGGCGAATAAGCAGGGCGAGGTGGTTCGTACGGGTCAGCCCGACGCAACCCATCTTGTTTTTCCTGAGCATCTGAAATACGACCAGACCCAGAAAGCACCGTATGCGGCATTGCTCGATCGTCTGCACGCCTTCCTCGCCACCGAAGACACGTTGCTCGTTTCGATCGGGTTTTCCTACGCCGATGCCCATATCACGGCGCGCATCGACGAAGCTTTGGCCGCCAATCCTGCGGCAAGCGTATTTGCGTTCCAGTTCCAGACACTGGACAAGGAGATTTACGCGACCGAGCTCGCGTCCCGGCGGCCGAACTTCAGTGTTTATGCGCGCGATAAGGCGGTTATCAGCGGAGTCTCTGCGGAATGGCAGGCGCCGGGCGAGCTTCCAACCAAGGACTGGGGCCCAATCCGGAACAGCTATTGGGCTCCGCCTGCGGCGGGTGGAAAGGCCGAATTCAAGCTCGGCGCGATTGAGGAGTTCGCGCGGTTCTTCGCAAATTCGCGGTCGCCCCAAGCATTCGAAGCACCTGCAGCTACGCCTGCCGCCGCCGCTCCTGCGGCACCAACCGCGGCGGACGCATGACGAGCCCCACCTTCCTCGGACGCGTGGGCAGCGTCGCGGGTTCCACGATCAGCGTGCGTCAGGCTGAGTCCGTCGCGTCGGGAATTGCGATCATCGACGGCCGCAGCTATCGGGTCGCCCAGGTCGGAACCTTCGTCCGTATCCCGCAAGGCTACCATGATCTCTATGGGGTCATCTCCGAAGTTGGCGCCCAAGCCACACCGGAAACGCTAACCGACGCTCGCCAACGCGGGGAAAGCTGGATGACGGTCCAACTCGTCGGCGAAATCGTCGAAACAAGCTTCGAGCGCGGAATTAGCCAATACCCGGGCATCAACGACGAGGTTCATCTGGTTACTGAGCAGGACCTCGGCCGTATCTATGGTGTGCAGGATGCAGATCAGATCACGATAGGTCGTCTGGCTGGCGCCGAGAGCATCCCAGTGCGCATCGATCTCGACCGGCTTGTGACGCGGCACAGCGCGGTGTTAGGTTCAACGGGTTCCGGTAAGTCCACGACCATCTCCAGCCTGTTGCGGTCGATCTGCCATTCCGGCGGCGGCGAGCGTTGCAGAAGCGCCCGCATCCTGCTCCTGGACATCCACGGCGAATATGGCGAGGCGCTAAAGTCCGCTGCTCAGGTGTTCCGCGTTAACCCATCCGAGGACGAACAGCCGCTCCATATCCCCTATTGGGCCCTCGATACTCAGACCTTGCTCGACTTCCTGATGGGGCCAATGAGCGAGGCCGCCTACACGGGCGTGCTCGACAAAATTCAGGCTGCTAAGCTATCTGTCGCGGACGGTGTAGCCGGCATCGATGTCAACGCGCTGACGATCAACACGCCACTCCCGTTCAGCCTCAAACAGCTTTGGGCCGACCTTGTTGAACCGGAACATAAGACTTGGGCCGACAAGGAGCGCACAAACCCAGCCCTCGAAGAAGCCGGCGACGCAGCCACGTTGAAACTGCCTCGCTATCAGGTGCCCGGCACCGGGAGCGCCGCACCGTACATCAATCAGTTCGGCGTGCTCGGCATAAAGCGCCAGCTGACTCAAATGCGCTCGCGCCTGCTCGATCGCCAGTATGGTTTCATGCTGCATCCCGGCGAATGGGAACCCAACCTTGAGGGCAAGGCCGCCAAGGACTTGCCCGAATTGCTCGAAGCTTGGTTCGGCCATGACAAGCCGATCACCGTGCTCGACCTCTCCGGCGTGCCTAGCCAGGTGCTGGTGCGGCTGATCGGCGGCATCCTCAACATCACCTATGAGGCGATGTTCTGGGGACGTAGCCTGCCCGAGGGTGGGCGGAACCGACCCGAGCTCGTCGTCATGGAAGAGGCCCACCGCTATCTGGGGAAGGACAGCGACAACCCGGCGCGAGACATGGTGCAGCGCATCGTTAAGGAGGGGCGCAAGTTCGGCGTCGGCGCAATGATCGTCAGTCAGCGCCCTTCTGAAATTGACGAAACCATCCTGTCGCAATGCGGCACCTTGTTTGCCCTTCGTCTGTCCAACAGCGCAGACCAGGCTAAAGTGAAGGCGACGCTCCCCGACAGCCTCATGGGGCTGGTGAACACGTTGCCCGTGCTGCGAACAGGCGAAGCCCTCATCATGGGCGAGGCGGCGCGGCTTCCGATCCGGTGCCGAATCAATCTTCCGCCTGAAGGCGAACGACCTTCAAGCGAGGATCCGCAGGTCAGCGCAGCATGGGCCGGGGCACGTGCACAAGAAGATTATGAGCGACTGGCCGCGGCCTGGCGTTCGCAGGATCCGAAGTGGGGCCAGCAAACCAAACAGGAGAAAGAATGATGGAACGTCAGCCCGTAAGTTCCAGCACCATTGTCTCGGTGGGATATGATGCGCCCAGCGAAACGCTGGAAATTGAGTTCCACAAGACCGGGCTCTACCAATACTTCAACGTGCCCGAGGTGCTTTACGGCGCAATGATGGCAGCACCGTCGCAGGGTGTCTTCTTCAACGCGAACATCAAGAACCAATTTCCCTACGAACGATTGTAGGAGGCTAGGCCGCTGGCGGAATTTGCGGCCAAGCGAGGCCTTTGAAGGGTGATAGTGCTGGTGCGCCGAATTCCATCTGGACGGCCTGCTGGGCACGGATCAGATCCGCGGTGCAGTCGTTGCCGTGCTTGTTCCCGTTCGCGTGATCTCTTATGTCATGAAGCGCCTCGGCCTGCTAGATCACGGACGGGGCTCCACGGGCGCTCGCAGCATATCGTGCACCGAATGGATGCGGCAGTAGTGCCTGCCTACGCCGCACGTTGGCCAGCCCGCAGGCCGCGACAGTTCCATGGTGGAATGGACGGCAGCTTTCGGGATGCACCATCAGCGTACTGAATGTCGTAAATGCGGGCGCGAAGCAGCCATTCTAAAACGAGGACGGGAGGTGTTAGGGGCTCGGCGCGTGTGAAGCCAGCGCAACCCTCCGCTGGCGTGCGGCCGACGCTTCGCGATGGGCGGAAAGCTGGCCTAAGTTTTTGTTATATCTGGATATGTAGTGAGTTATGTTGAAAGTGGTTGCGGGGGTAGGATTTGAACCTACGACCTTCAGGTTATGAGCCTGACGAGCTACCGGGCTGCTCCACCCCGCGTCACCGATCCGGTTTCATCCGGTTTTGGCCTGCTTGTTTTGCGGGCCGTTATGGGGCTGGGCCCTTTTCTTGAGCCGGGCTGGTGGGGCCCGTTGCCGCCGTCTGGCGGGTGCTGTCTTGATATTGCGAGAGAACGACATGCGTTTTGCAGACCTGGCAGCGACCTACTCTCCCGCGTCTTGAGACGAAGTACCATCGGCGCTGGGGCGTTTCACGGCCGTGTTCGGAATGGGAACGGGTGCAGCCGCCCCGCCATGACCACCAGGTCGGCGAAGCGCATGTTGTTTTGAGAAGCTGGTTTTGCGCCGCAATCGGTCGGGCACCTCCGGAACCGCAAGGTCCGCAAGGCCGACCGGCCGTCGCGCACTTTTGCCGGCCCTGTCTGGAGGATAGCGGCGCAAGCCGCGCTCATCCGTGAGGACAAATCCGATTCATCCGGCTTTGCCGGATGGATATGAGCAATGAGAATGATCAAGCCGATCGAGCTATTAGTACCGGTAAGCTTCATGCGTTGCCGCACTTCCACACCCGGCCTATCAACGTGGTCGTCTTCCACGGCTCTCAGGGAATACTCGTTTTCAGGTGGGTTTCCCGCTTAGATGCCTTCAGCGGTTATCCCGTCCGTATATAGCTACCCTGCTATGCGGCTGGCGCCACAACAGGTCCACCAGAGATACGTCCATCCCGGTCCTCTCGTACTAGGGACAGATCCTGTCAATATTCCTACACCCACGGCAGATAGGGACCGAACTGTCTCACGACGTTCTGAACCCAACTCACGTACCGCTTTAAATGGCGAACAGCCATACCCTTGGGACCTGCTCCAGCCCCAGGATGCGATGAGTCGACATCGAGGTGCCAAACAACCCCGTCGATATGGACTCTTGGGGGTCATCAGCCTGTTATCCCCGGCGTACCTTTTATCCGTTGAGCGATGGCCCTTCCACGCGGGACCACCGGATCACTATGACCGACTTTCGTCTCTGCTCGACTTGTCTGTCTCGCAGTCAGGCAGGCTTATGCCATTGCACTCAGCGAACGATTTCCGACCGTTCTGAGCCCACCATCGCGCGCCTCCGTTACTCTTTAGGAGGCGACCGCCCCAGTCAAACTACCCACCATACACTGTCCCGGACCCGGATGACGGGCCGCGGTTAGACATCCATATCGACAAGGGTGGTATTTCAAGGGTGGCTCCACCAGGGCTGGCGCCCTGGCTTCAAAGCCTACCACCTATCCTACACATGTCGACACGAATGCCAGTGTAAAGCTATAGTAAAGGTGCACGGGGTCTTTCCGTCTAACCGCAGGAACCCCGCATCTTCACGGGGAATTCAATTTCACTGAGTCTCTGCTGGAGACAGCGGGGAAGTCGTTACGCCATTCGTGCAGGTCGGAACTTACCCGACAAGGAATTTCGCTACCTTAGGACCGTTATAGTTACGGCCGCCGTTTACCGGGGCTTCGATTCAGAGCTTGCACCCCTCCTCTTAACCTTCCGGCACCGGGCAGGCGTCAGACCCTATACGTCGTCTTGCGACTTCGCAGAGCCCTGTGTTTTTGATAAACAGTCGCTACCCCCTGGTCTGTGCCACCCCCTTGCGGTTGCCCGCAAAGAGGTCACGCTTATCCCGAAGTTACGCGTGCAATTTGCCGAGTTCCTTCAGCAGAGTTCTCTCAAGCGCCTTGGTATGCTCTACCAGTCCACCTGTGTCGGTTTC
This window harbors:
- a CDS encoding KTSC domain-containing protein, with translation MMERQPVSSSTIVSVGYDAPSETLEIEFHKTGLYQYFNVPEVLYGAMMAAPSQGVFFNANIKNQFPYERL
- a CDS encoding SIR2 family protein; protein product: MSISFHNPDQYMASLRTIIAQGRKRVGLLVGAGAPAGMARGDGTRPLIPAVAGLTDRVLTAIEPKYGAQIAGLKANLVKHDIETLLSRIRSLSGVIGSIKVHDLDGDGYRVMAEAICAEIGRIVQVGLPSGMTAYGELVSWITGAPRTHAVEIFTTNYDLLFEEAFERVRAPYFDGFAGAREAFFDPASVSGDQLSARWTRLWKIHGSLGWKANKQGEVVRTGQPDATHLVFPEHLKYDQTQKAPYAALLDRLHAFLATEDTLLVSIGFSYADAHITARIDEALAANPAASVFAFQFQTLDKEIYATELASRRPNFSVYARDKAVISGVSAEWQAPGELPTKDWGPIRNSYWAPPAAGGKAEFKLGAIEEFARFFANSRSPQAFEAPAATPAAAAPAAPTAADA
- a CDS encoding AAA family ATPase, coding for MRIRRLDLTRYGKFTDHSIEFGPRTKGRPDLHIVYGPNEAGKSTTLAAVLDLLFGMEMRTPYGFLHPYPSMRLGAGLELSTGEREVFRIKRPQNSLLDADDQPISEAVLRGDLGGLDREAYRTMFSLDDDTLEKGGESILASEGDLGELLFSASAGLADLGQRLGELKGEADAFYRKRARSGELGDLKSELEALKAERAGIDTLAGRYAQLIAARESAAAQYDEAIAARGRTQARVSEIQRLLSALPRLATLRSVREKLVPLESLPEAPHGMADELATLQFNEVELTTRAKGVTERIQELSTELEKEMVDEVALGLLDRASRLPALQARYLTATKDIPERLLQMREADAAIAGILRRIGCEGEVNPERLILSASVVGTLRELLESRSGIASSLRSAETEVSDARRRVDEAREKLEAAGSATDVTSSEGAGAAALASTLAALRTDDHRARLRLADKALALHREALAARLRELKPWAGEPQHLLEIDVPDRLTIERWKADLATARKHIERNEQDLQRLITEREHLGAELEALEKVTGVVTDNEAAEVRAARELAWAEHRKSLHASSADNFEKALRQDDLTTNARFAHVNELAKLHQGLQAAAVMDVDLDRARGQLDGAKADLQRIQGEIAETIAGMSSGLPARMSPEQLEAWLTAREHALAAYADLRSSERDHRTAQEDGEAACERLKGAMDTAAVSYDPDSGFERLLAVAEAAVERSSDLKQLRREFADRQRELMERERALERATAEDRDWKSKWAAACANSWLAAAGPRSVPEVREILSVIGDLGSCIEKESGLANRVAKMEKDRADFAAEVERLADELGIPAEQSSPMDLAASVENRVRLAASARDRRREKEEAVEAAQEKQRDLAEAIAIHEQRKAKVLQTFGVASLSEVGAVLQQLEKRVALRSEADSAGAEIINAIGSQTLREAEERLESTDRAALEAELAELEARFEDHDQRSRELFTEHSKAVDAVSAIGDDNAVARIEERRRTVALEIEEKALRYLKLRIGVAAAEQALRLYRDRHRSSMMARASDAFQTISRGAYIGLTTQPDRDAEVLVAVSADGGSKVASALSKGTRFQLYLALRVAGYHEFAASNRVVPFLADDIMETFDDFRAEEAFRLFAKMAHVGQVIYFTHHQHLCEIARKVCPSARVHELPPAAPLHLVETRQNVA
- a CDS encoding ATP-binding protein; this translates as MTSPTFLGRVGSVAGSTISVRQAESVASGIAIIDGRSYRVAQVGTFVRIPQGYHDLYGVISEVGAQATPETLTDARQRGESWMTVQLVGEIVETSFERGISQYPGINDEVHLVTEQDLGRIYGVQDADQITIGRLAGAESIPVRIDLDRLVTRHSAVLGSTGSGKSTTISSLLRSICHSGGGERCRSARILLLDIHGEYGEALKSAAQVFRVNPSEDEQPLHIPYWALDTQTLLDFLMGPMSEAAYTGVLDKIQAAKLSVADGVAGIDVNALTINTPLPFSLKQLWADLVEPEHKTWADKERTNPALEEAGDAATLKLPRYQVPGTGSAAPYINQFGVLGIKRQLTQMRSRLLDRQYGFMLHPGEWEPNLEGKAAKDLPELLEAWFGHDKPITVLDLSGVPSQVLVRLIGGILNITYEAMFWGRSLPEGGRNRPELVVMEEAHRYLGKDSDNPARDMVQRIVKEGRKFGVGAMIVSQRPSEIDETILSQCGTLFALRLSNSADQAKVKATLPDSLMGLVNTLPVLRTGEALIMGEAARLPIRCRINLPPEGERPSSEDPQVSAAWAGARAQEDYERLAAAWRSQDPKWGQQTKQEKE